The following are encoded together in the Triticum dicoccoides isolate Atlit2015 ecotype Zavitan chromosome 6B, WEW_v2.0, whole genome shotgun sequence genome:
- the LOC119323044 gene encoding serine/threonine-protein kinase STY13-like isoform X2, with protein MYKNQNVAIKIVHKGDTPEEVIKRQGRFLREVTMLSRVQHKNLVKFIGACLEPVMVVVTELLVGGSLRKYLVSLRPRNLEPRVAVGFALDIARAMECLHAHGIIHRDLKPENLLLTADQRTVKLVDLGLAREETLTEMMTAETGTYRWMAPELYSTVTLRHGEKKHYNHKVDVYSFAIVLWELLHNRLPFEGMSNLQAAYAAAFKNIRPSADNLPEELSEILTSCWKEDPSDRPNFTQIVQMLLHYLSTLSPPEHMAPARTFSSENAILPPESPGTSSLMASRGDITPKGNIEDKPRGFFFCFSQCY; from the exons GCTATCAAGATTGTGCACAAAGGGGACACCCCTGAAGAGGTCATCAAGAGGCAGGGTAGGTTCTTGAGAGAGGTGACCATGCTGTCAAGGGTGCAGCACAAGAACCTTGTCAAG TTTATTGGAGCTTGCCTAGAGCCTGTCATGGTGGTGGTTACTGAGCTATTAGTGGGGGGCTCTTTGCGGAAGTATTTGGTCAGCTTACGGCCTAGGAACCTGGAGCCTCGTGTAGCAGTTGGATTTGCATTGGACATCGCCCGAGCCATGGAATGTTTGCATGCACATGGGATCATTCATCGTGATCTTAAACCTG AGAATCTGCTGCTTACAGCAGACCAGAGAACAGTTAAGCTCGTCGACCTTGGTTTAGCAAGAGAAGAGACGTTAACAGAGATGATGACCGCAGAAACAGGAACATACCGTTGGATGGCTCCTGAG TTGTACAGCACAGTCACATTAAGGCACGGAGAAAAGAAACATTACAACCACAAAGTAGATGTTTACAGCTTTGCGATTGTGTTATGGGAACTACTACACAATAGACTACCCTTTGAGGGCATGTCTAACCTGCAAGCTGCATATGCTGCCGCTTTCAAG AACATCAGACCAAGTGCAGATAATTTGCCGGAGGAGCTGTCAGAGATCCTAACATCCTGCTGGAAAGAAGACCCAAGCGACAGACCAAACTTCACCCAGATAGTTCAAATGCTTCTCCATTACCTCTCAACCCTTTCACCGCCAGAACATATGGCCCCGGCTCGCACATTCAGTTCGGAGAATGCAATCTTACCTCCTGAATCGCCTGGGACGAGCTCTCTAATGGCTTCTCGAGGTGATATCACGCCTAAAGGCAATATTGAAGACAAGCCAAGGGGCTTCTTTTTCTGCTTCAGCCAGTGTTATTAG